In the genome of Brassica napus cultivar Da-Ae unplaced genomic scaffold, Da-Ae ScsIHWf_3063;HRSCAF=3870, whole genome shotgun sequence, one region contains:
- the LOC106442625 gene encoding PTI1-like tyrosine-protein kinase 2 isoform X2 yields the protein MHRWICCGRSSGDSDVSNDEQHLKTQWQQSQANNKPKPQAVAKPEAPKEALPIEVPLLSVEEVKEKTENFGSKSLIGEGSYGRVYYATLSDGKAVALKKLDVAPEAETNTEFLSQVSMVSRLKHENFIQLVGYCVDENLRVLAYEFATMGSLHDVLHGRKGVQGAQPGPTLDWITRVKIAVEAARGLEYLHEKVQPPVIHRDVRSSNVLLFEDYQAKVADFNLSNQAPDNAARLHSTRVLGTFGYHAPEYAMTGQLTQKSDVYSFGVVLLELLTGRKPVDHTMPRGQQSLVTWATPRLSEDKVKQCVDPKLKGEYPPKSVAKLAAVAALCVQYESEFRPNMSIVVKALQPLLKTPAPVPVTEP from the exons ATGCACAGGTGGATCTGTTGTGGGCGTAGTTCAGGAGATTCGGATGTATCTAATGATGAGCAACATCTGAAAACTCAATGGCAGCAATCTCAAG CCAACAATAAGCCAAAACCACAAGCTGTTGCAAAACCTGAGGCGCCCAAGGAAGCTCTTCCCATTGAAGTTCCTCTCTTGTCTGTGGAAGAGGTTAAAGAAAAGACTGAAAATTTTGGATCGAAGTCACTTATTGGTGAAGGATCTTACGGAAGGGTGTATTACGCAACTCTAAGTGATGGTAAAGCAGTTGCATTGAAGAAACTCGATGTAGCCCCTGAAGCTGAAACAAACACCGAGTTCTTGAGTCAG GTTTCCATGGTTTCAAGACTGAAGCATGAGAATTTCATTCAGCTGGTCGGCTATTGTGTCGATGAGAACCTCCGTGTTCTTGCTTATGAGTTTGCAACAATGGGATCACTGCACGACGTTCTACATG GTAGGAAGGGAGTACAAGGTGCACAGCCAGGTCCAACGCTTGACTGGATAACGAGGGTGAAGATCGCCGTTGAGGCAGCTAGGGGTTTAGAATACCTTCACGAGAAGGTTCAGCCTCCTGTCATTCATAGAGACGTGAGATCTAGCAATGTGCTTCTTTTTGAAGACTATCAAGCAAAAGTTGCTGATTTCAATCTCTCAAATCAAGCTCCTGACAATGCTGCACGTCTTCATTCTACAAGAGTCTTGGGCACCTTTGGCTATCACGCTCCAGA ATATGCAATGACTGGACAGTTGACACAGAAGAGTGATGTGTATAGCTTTGGGGTTGTACTACTAGAGCTTTTGACAGGGAGGAAACCTGTGGATCATACAATGCCACGTGGCCAACAAAGTCTTGTAACCTGg GCTACACCGAGACTCAGTGAAGACAAAGTGAAGCAGTGTGTTGATCCAAAGCTAAAAGGAGAATATCCTCCTAAATCAGTAGCTAAG CTAGCAGCGGTGGCAGCATTGTGTGTGCAATATGAATCAGAGTTTAGACCGAATATGAGTATAGTTGTGAAAGCTTTGCAGCCACTTCTCAAAACTCCAGCGCCAGTCCCAGTAACGGAACCCTGA
- the LOC106442625 gene encoding PTI1-like tyrosine-protein kinase 2 isoform X1, producing MHRWICCGRSSGDSDVSNDEQHLKTQWQQSQAANNKPKPQAVAKPEAPKEALPIEVPLLSVEEVKEKTENFGSKSLIGEGSYGRVYYATLSDGKAVALKKLDVAPEAETNTEFLSQVSMVSRLKHENFIQLVGYCVDENLRVLAYEFATMGSLHDVLHGRKGVQGAQPGPTLDWITRVKIAVEAARGLEYLHEKVQPPVIHRDVRSSNVLLFEDYQAKVADFNLSNQAPDNAARLHSTRVLGTFGYHAPEYAMTGQLTQKSDVYSFGVVLLELLTGRKPVDHTMPRGQQSLVTWATPRLSEDKVKQCVDPKLKGEYPPKSVAKLAAVAALCVQYESEFRPNMSIVVKALQPLLKTPAPVPVTEP from the exons ATGCACAGGTGGATCTGTTGTGGGCGTAGTTCAGGAGATTCGGATGTATCTAATGATGAGCAACATCTGAAAACTCAATGGCAGCAATCTCAAG CAGCCAACAATAAGCCAAAACCACAAGCTGTTGCAAAACCTGAGGCGCCCAAGGAAGCTCTTCCCATTGAAGTTCCTCTCTTGTCTGTGGAAGAGGTTAAAGAAAAGACTGAAAATTTTGGATCGAAGTCACTTATTGGTGAAGGATCTTACGGAAGGGTGTATTACGCAACTCTAAGTGATGGTAAAGCAGTTGCATTGAAGAAACTCGATGTAGCCCCTGAAGCTGAAACAAACACCGAGTTCTTGAGTCAG GTTTCCATGGTTTCAAGACTGAAGCATGAGAATTTCATTCAGCTGGTCGGCTATTGTGTCGATGAGAACCTCCGTGTTCTTGCTTATGAGTTTGCAACAATGGGATCACTGCACGACGTTCTACATG GTAGGAAGGGAGTACAAGGTGCACAGCCAGGTCCAACGCTTGACTGGATAACGAGGGTGAAGATCGCCGTTGAGGCAGCTAGGGGTTTAGAATACCTTCACGAGAAGGTTCAGCCTCCTGTCATTCATAGAGACGTGAGATCTAGCAATGTGCTTCTTTTTGAAGACTATCAAGCAAAAGTTGCTGATTTCAATCTCTCAAATCAAGCTCCTGACAATGCTGCACGTCTTCATTCTACAAGAGTCTTGGGCACCTTTGGCTATCACGCTCCAGA ATATGCAATGACTGGACAGTTGACACAGAAGAGTGATGTGTATAGCTTTGGGGTTGTACTACTAGAGCTTTTGACAGGGAGGAAACCTGTGGATCATACAATGCCACGTGGCCAACAAAGTCTTGTAACCTGg GCTACACCGAGACTCAGTGAAGACAAAGTGAAGCAGTGTGTTGATCCAAAGCTAAAAGGAGAATATCCTCCTAAATCAGTAGCTAAG CTAGCAGCGGTGGCAGCATTGTGTGTGCAATATGAATCAGAGTTTAGACCGAATATGAGTATAGTTGTGAAAGCTTTGCAGCCACTTCTCAAAACTCCAGCGCCAGTCCCAGTAACGGAACCCTGA